One Nicotiana tomentosiformis chromosome 4, ASM39032v3, whole genome shotgun sequence genomic window carries:
- the LOC138909384 gene encoding uncharacterized protein, producing the protein MAREVEMGTGYPLVVEIARRIEGYRQRGREQMQQDKRTHFSGEFRGAPARGKANQGSSSANFSAMSESSYHPPVIRGSSSGYSGHQGQTLGQQSMVPRGCYECGNLGHVKRTYPRLRVKAVQQGHQPMIAAPAVRPPRGGGQAGRGHPRGGGQAGEGQPAIVHPGGGQSAGASAKFYTFLARPDAVASDAVITCIISICGRYSSVLFYPGSTYSYVSSMFAHFLDIPRESLGTSAYVSTPLGDSVVVEWIYRSGVVTFCGYETTEGLLLLDMTEFEFILGMDWLSLYHAILDCHSKIVTLTMLDWLDWSGRVRLSPGGARAAFESSAPDIARIEVEGRVITYASRQLKLHEKNYPVHDLVLVAIVHDLKIWRHYLYGVPCEVYTNHRSLQHLFKQRDLNMRQCIWLELLKDYNITILYHSGKANVKLIQERLRTAQSIQKSYADQKARDVSFMVGENVLFKVSPMKGIMRFGKKGKLSPRFIGSFEVLRRVGEVAYELSLPPSLSAVHPVFHVSMLRRYHVDLSHVLDFITIQQDESLGYEEEPVAIVARQDHQLRSKRISMVKVQWRGQPVEKAT; encoded by the exons ATGGCtcgggaggttgagatgggtactggtTATCcgctagtagtggagattgctcggaggattgagggctaccgccagaggggtagagagcagatgcagcaggacaagaggactcatttctctggagagtttagaggtgccccggctaggggcaaag ctaatCAGGGTTCTTCCAGCGCCAATTTCAGCGCCATGTCAGAGAGTTCATACCACCCACCAGTCATTcggggttcttctagtgggtattcaggccatcagggtcagactttggGGCAGCAGTCTatggtaccgagaggttgttacgagtgtggaaaTTTGGGTCATGTGAAGAGAACCTACCCCAGACTTCGGGtcaaggcagtacagcagggtcatcagCCCATGATTGCAGCACCAGCCGTCCGGCCGCCTAGAGGTGGGGGACAAgcgggtaggggccatcctagaggtggaggccaggcaggggAAGGTCAGCCAGCTATTGTTCATCCAGGTGGAGGCCAGTCGGCCGGCGCTTCAGCTAAATTCTATActtttctggccagaccagatgcagtggcctcagatgctgtgatcacatgtattatttctatctgcggtAGGTATTCTTCGGTATTATtttatccagggtctacctattcatatgtatcatctatgtttgctcatttcctggatattcctcgtgagtccttgggtacttctGCTTATGTGTCCACTCCTTTGGGCGACTCTGTGGTTGTGGAGTGGATCTATCGGTCTGGCGTGGTCACATTTTGTGGTTACGAGACTACAGAGGGCcttctgttacttgatatgaccGAATTTGAGttcatcttgggcatggactggttatccctatatcacgccatccttgattgccattcCAAGATTGTTACCTTAACAATGCTAGATTggctagattggagtggaagggttcgtctgtca cctgggggagcacgagcagcatttgagagtagtGCTCCGGACATTGCGAGAATAGAAGTT gaagggcgagttattacatatgcttcacgtcagctgaagctccatgagaagaattatcctgtgcatGACTTGGTGTTGGTCGCGATTGTTCATgatcttaagatttggaggcattatctatacggggtgccttgtgaggtttacactaatcaccgcagtttgcagcacttgttcaagcaaagggatctcaatatGAGGCAGTGcatatggcttgagttattgaaggactataacatcaccattctttatcattcgggaaaggcgaat gtaaagttgattcaggagcggcttcgcacagcacagtccatacAGAAAAGTTACGCAGATCAAAAGGCGCGTGATgtgtcatttatggtaggcgagaatgTTCTCTtcaaagtctcgccgatgaagggtattatgagattcgggaagaagggcaagctgagccccaGGTTTATAGGGTCATtcgaggtgttgaggcgagttggggaggttgcttatgagcttagtttacctcccagcctatcagcagttcatccggtttttcacgtgtctatgctccggaggtatcacgtcgacctgtcacatgtgttagacttcatcaCTATTCAGcaagatgagagcttgggttatgaggaggagccagttgccattgttgctagacaggatcaccagttgagatccaagaggatttccatggtaaaggttcagtggaggggccaaccagtcgagaagGCAACCTGA